The proteins below come from a single Vibrio natriegens NBRC 15636 = ATCC 14048 = DSM 759 genomic window:
- the pomA gene encoding flagellar motor protein PomA — translation MDLATLIGLIGGIAFVVMAMVLGGSIGMFVDVTSILIVVGGSTFVVLMKFTIGQFFGAAKIAGKAFLFKADEPEDLIAKIVEMADAARKGGFLALEEMEINNSFMQKGIDLLVDGHDADVVRAALKKDIALTGERHTQGTGVFRAFGDVTPAMGMIGTLVGLVAMLSNMDDPKSIGPAMAVALLTTLYGAILSNMVFFPIADKLSLRRDQETLNRRLIMDGVLAIQDGQNPRVIDSYLKNYLNEGKRALEIGE, via the coding sequence GTGGATTTAGCAACCCTAATAGGTTTGATAGGTGGTATTGCATTCGTTGTGATGGCGATGGTGCTCGGTGGCAGCATCGGTATGTTCGTCGATGTAACATCAATCCTTATCGTTGTTGGCGGCTCTACCTTTGTCGTGCTGATGAAGTTCACCATCGGGCAGTTCTTTGGGGCGGCAAAAATTGCGGGTAAAGCATTTCTTTTCAAGGCGGATGAGCCAGAAGACTTGATTGCGAAAATTGTAGAGATGGCAGATGCGGCACGTAAAGGTGGCTTTCTCGCATTAGAAGAGATGGAAATAAATAACAGCTTTATGCAAAAAGGCATCGACCTGTTGGTGGATGGTCACGATGCTGATGTGGTTCGTGCTGCTTTAAAAAAAGATATTGCGCTGACTGGTGAGCGACACACACAAGGTACTGGCGTATTCCGTGCATTTGGTGATGTTACGCCCGCGATGGGAATGATTGGTACGTTAGTGGGTCTGGTTGCGATGCTGTCTAATATGGATGACCCTAAATCCATTGGACCCGCGATGGCCGTTGCTCTTTTGACCACGCTTTATGGCGCTATTTTATCCAACATGGTGTTTTTCCCGATAGCTGACAAACTCTCTTTACGACGTGATCAAGAAACGTTGAATCGTCGTCTTATTATGGATGGAGTTCTCGCCATACAGGACGGTCAGAACCCGCGAGTCATCGACAGTTACCTGAAGAACTATCTCAATGAAGGCAAGCGCGCCCTAGAGATAGGTGAGTAA
- a CDS encoding flagellar motor protein MotB: MDDEDNKCDCPPPGLPLWMGTFADLMSLLMCFFVLLLSFSEMDVLKFKQIAGSMKFAFGVQSQLEVKDIPKGTSIIAQEFRPGRPEPTPIDVIMQQTMDITQQTLEFHEGESDRSGGSKRDQGKLTGGQSPETSTRDNQAAESDVQQQQSQMMSQEMETLMESIKKALEREIDQGAIEVENLGQQIVIRMREKGAFPEGSAFLQPKFRPLVRQIAELVKDVPGIVRISGHTDNQVLDSELYRSNWDLSSQRAVSVAQEMEKVRGFSHQRLRVRGMADTEPLVPNDSDDNRALNRRVEISIMQGEPLYSDEVPVIQ; this comes from the coding sequence ATGGATGATGAAGATAATAAATGTGATTGTCCGCCACCAGGACTTCCTTTGTGGATGGGGACATTCGCTGACTTAATGTCACTATTGATGTGTTTCTTTGTACTGCTGCTCTCGTTCTCGGAGATGGATGTGCTCAAATTTAAGCAGATTGCAGGCTCAATGAAATTCGCCTTTGGGGTACAAAGTCAGCTCGAAGTAAAAGATATCCCGAAAGGAACCAGCATTATTGCTCAGGAGTTCAGACCGGGACGTCCAGAACCAACGCCGATCGACGTGATTATGCAGCAAACCATGGACATCACGCAGCAAACATTGGAATTCCATGAAGGTGAATCGGATCGTTCAGGTGGAAGTAAGCGTGATCAAGGAAAATTAACCGGTGGCCAGTCACCGGAGACATCGACAAGAGACAACCAGGCAGCAGAATCCGACGTGCAACAGCAGCAGTCGCAGATGATGTCGCAAGAGATGGAAACCTTGATGGAGAGCATCAAGAAAGCGCTAGAGCGAGAGATCGATCAGGGGGCGATCGAAGTCGAAAACTTAGGTCAACAGATCGTGATTCGCATGCGTGAAAAGGGCGCGTTCCCAGAAGGCTCCGCGTTCTTACAACCTAAATTCCGTCCTTTGGTACGCCAAATTGCTGAACTGGTCAAAGACGTACCGGGCATTGTGAGAATCTCTGGCCACACCGATAACCAAGTGCTGGATTCTGAACTGTACCGCTCTAACTGGGATCTCTCCTCTCAACGTGCAGTCTCTGTCGCGCAGGAGATGGAGAAGGTGAGAGGGTTTTCTCATCAACGTTTACGAGTGCGAGGAATGGCTGACACTGAACCGCTGGTTCCAAATGACTCCGATGATAATCGTGCCCTTAACCGACGTGTGGAAATCAGCATTATGCAGGGTGAACCACTCTACAGCGATGAAGTGCCGGTTATTCAATAA